The DNA segment TAAATCTTACGCCTTCATCTGGCGATGAATAACCATACCAAGATGCGTTATTGGCGCATCCCACATATTTACACAGGCCGACGGACTTCCGGAGGCCACTGCCGTGCAGCCAAGGGGGGCCAAATGGCGGACCAGAAACAGCTTCGTGCTAAAACGACTCGATCCCGATACGGACGTCGGTCGCTATCCGCTTTGGTGGCTAGCCTGATTACCGGCGGGGTTTTATTAACCAGTTCCACCGGCTGCACTGCCTTTAGTGCTGCCAGTCAGAAACTGAAACGGAATGATTGCATTGATGATTTTGTCATCGGATATCGCAATCAAGCGTTGGCTGCCAAGGCTTGGCATGCTCAGAAACATTGCTTCGCCAATCAACCGCACACGCGTCACTTCGAAGCCGGATTTCGATCTGGATATGAAGATGTCGCCAGTGGTTCCGATGGCTGCACACCCTCGATCGCTCCACAGGAGTATTGGGGCTGGCGTTATCAGTCACCTGAAGGGCAAGCCAAAGTGGCCGCCTGGTTTGCGGGCTATCCGCTGGGTGCCAAAGCAGCCGAACAAGATGGCTTAGCCCACTGGTCTGAGATTCCAACGATGTTCTCCAAGCCTGCAGAGCAACCAACCGAACCGCCGGTTGAAGCTCCCGAGCCGGAACTACCTCAGCCGCCGCCTCAAGGGGTGCCCGTCATGATCCAACAAACGACTTTTGACATGGCTCCGACTCCTGCAGTCCCTTACCAACCGGCAACGACGCGAAGTCTCGCCGCACCGCCGGCGGGTTCAGGCAACGTACCGTTCCCTTCGTACCCGTTCAACGCATCTAAATAGGCTGCCACTACATAACGGAAACTCCGTTCCCTGTGGTCGTCTTACTGCACTCCGATTTGCCTGTTTACCTGTGAGTATATTGCGATGAGAATCTATCGCTCTCGATTTCGATCCATCACGCCCACCAAGGCGTCCTCGGGACCGTCCGGATGCGGACGCTGGTTGGCTCCATTGCAATTGGCGTCAGCCATGCTGCTATTGGTCTCGACCGGCTGTACGGCGCTGACCAATCCAATTCACGGGGTACCCGCAAATCGATTGCCATCGCAGCTATTTGCCAAACCAAAAAACAACTTGGTTCCCATTGATATTTCCCTGTTAACGTTGGAGCCGCCACGCAGCTACCAACTGGATTCGGGCGATATCCTGGGGATCTATGTTGAAGGCGTTATGCCGTTTGTTCCTTTGGACAAACCACCTGAGCCTCCTCCGGTGAACTTCCCAGATGCGAGCAGCCTACTGCCTCCTTCGATTGGGTATCCGATCCCGGTTGCTGAGGACGGGACCCTCTCCTTACCGCTGCTCTCGCCGCTGAACGTTCGCGGTTTGACACTGGACCAAGTTCGCGAAGCGATTCGACAGGCTTACATCGAACGGGAGATCATGCCCGCGGATAAGGCTCGACCTGTCGTAACACTGATCCAAGAGCGGACCTACAACGTAATCGTCGTCCGTCAGGACAATGTATCGAGCAATCTAAACGGGGAGATCCGAGGGAGCAGCGATGAAAGCTCCAGCGGCAAACTGGTGAAACTTCCCGCTTATCAAAACGATATCCTGCACGCCCTTGTGCAAACCGGTGGACTACCAGGATTGAAAGCGAAGAACGAAGTCCAAGTACTTCGCTCCAGCAAAGCCGATAAGATTAAACGGGCTCAGTTTGTTAGCGAATTCTATCGCCATCAAGCGGCCGCACAGTGTGACCCTTGTGCTTGCCCACCTGAATTGCCCGCCGACCCTTCGATCCTTCGCATCCCGCTGCGATTACCACCCGGCGTGGTTCCCAGCTTAAGCAATGATGATATCCGGCTAGAAGATGGCGACATCGTCTACATCGAATCTCGCGAGACCGAAGTCTTCTATACCGGTGGCTTGCTGCCTGGTGGCGAACACATGCTCCCTCGTGACTACGACTTGGATGTCCTCGGAGCGATCGCGATCACCGGCGGAAACATTGGTGGCACCAGCGGCAATGGCGGTGGCGGTGGCGGGATGAGGGGCGGTATCGGAGGCTTTGGTGGAGTCCCACCGGGGCAACTTTATATCCTCCGCGAAACCGAATGTGACGGACAAGTGATCATCGAAGTCGACCTGAACAAAGCGATCATGAATCCTCGCAGCCGACCATTGATCCAGGCCGGCGACGTCCTGATCCTTCAATACAAGTGTGAAGAAGAGATCGTGAACTTCGGTCTTGGAACCTTCTTCACCTATGGTATCCAAGAAATGCTCCGTAACTAACGGATCAGGACCGAACCAGACGAATACCGAGCGGCAGTGTTTCTCCGAACACTGCCGCTTCGTCGTCTGTCTCCAGTCGGCCGCCATCTCGAACCAACGAACAATAGTGTTCACTGGCTCCGGCCCCTCTTAACCAAGCGACGACCGCATCTCGGTCGTGTTCCGCCAGGTCTCGAAAACGATCTCCCGTTGGGAGCGAAAGCTGAACGAGGGCTAGCGGCAGACTGCTACAGTCTGCCTTGCGTGCCGTTAATTGCTCGACCCAACGAGCCACTTCGTCGCGTGGGACGGTTGTATTGAGTGGGCCGTAGGTTAGTTGCCGGCTTCCCAACCTTCCGATCGTCCAGATCATCGCCTCATGTAGTTTCGCGTGCTTTTTGTTTTTGGACATCTGCAACGCCAATCTTCCCCACTCGATTTTTGTTTGGATGTCCAAACGCTCCAGCGAACCAACCAATCGCCAATTCTCTAAAGCTTCATTGGTTGGCATTCGGACCCCTTTGCCTCGTAACATCGCGTTCAAGGGAAGGACCAATTGCTCTTGCTGTGCCGGAGTCAATCCACCAGCGATCCGCCGCCACAGAATGGCCGATTCGATGCTGGACGAAGCAGCAGGAAAAGCCAATTTATTGTGGATCACACGCCACGTCTGTGCGACTCGCCAATCGTCGACGGCCACTCCGTAGCCTGGACGCAAACAATAACCCAACAGATTCAGCCAACGCGATTCATGCTGAGGCGACACACGGCGTCCGGCCTGTTCATCAAACAGGGTCTGCCAAAAAGAACGCAGCAACGATGGCGGCCATGCGGCGCGGGGCTGTTCTAAAATGGACTGCAATGCTTTAACCAGCCGACTGGGTGGCTGCGAATCGCCTTTCCAATCACTCGCAAAGACCGAAGCTATCTGTTCTTCGCACTGGGACACGGTTTCACTGTCCACAATCCCTGCCGCTTCGCCTCCCCCTTGGTGTGCGGTACGATCGGTTTCCAGGGTACTGCGAATATCGAAGTCCAATTTCCATCGCTGCCCCGAAACGGGATCGACGCAATGAAGCCCAACCGTTCCGATCTCGCTTAGTTCGGCCTCGACCAAGACCCGCAGCGTGGTCTCTTTCCGGCGACGTTTCTGGACCAGTGCCGTACAAATCGGCGGCAACGGCGTCGCTTCCCCCGACTGCATGGGAATCACCTCTCCCACGTCATCAGCCAATCGCGTGCTGCTAACCCACAACGGAAACTGAACCGGAGTTCCAATTTGCATTTCTAGCGGATGCGTATCGGCGACAAACCGCTCTCCTGCCTCGGCACTGCCGGGGATCAGACAGAGCCCGGTTGGCGGGTGGTCGCTAACCTGCATGTAATAAGATCGTCCCAGGTTGGCCGCGATCCGAATGCCTTGCCCGCGACGAACCATCCCGTAATAGGCGGCCCCTCGCGAAACCGCTAAATCGAGGCGCTGATTATCCAGGACGGTTGGTTTCCAATCGGATTCGTCTGCGAACCAGCGAGTCAGCGAGTCAACGATCCGCTGGCCGATCGCCGGAGCTCCCATCACACCACCGTTAAACAGTACCAAGTCAGGGCGATCGGCTGCCTCGGTATCATCCCCCATCCCGCTACGGCGATGATCGGAGAGAAATGCAGCCAGATGTCGAGTGATCCCAGGGTCGGAGGCATACGGCAAACCAAACTCTTGGAACCCACTCTGCCCCGCTTCTGGACGCGTGTTGAGTTCCACCGCGGGAAAAAATCCGTCCAGTAGTGTCTGATCGACTTCGGCGGCCGTCAGCGAAATCTGAATCGCCCCGCCCACCAATCGTGCCCCTTCCGCAGGCAGATTGATCGTGTACTCCTCGGGCCTTTCGGTCGCCAACATCGTCTCCTTGACCACCCGTGACGCCTGTACCAACCGTTCCCATTGAGACGGGGTCAATTTCGTCTCAGGTTGATCCGCCTGCCATTTCGATTCGGCGTACTTGGCGATCGCCAGATCCAAATTATCACCGCCCAGGATCAAGTGCTTACCGACCGCGACACGATGAAACTGCACCTGTCCGCCACCGGCGGCTCGAACACGAATCAGCGTCAGGTCAGTGGTCCCTCCGCCGATATCGCAAACCAAAATCAACTGTCCCGGAGTAACCGCATCCTGCCAGGCTTCGCCCTGAGAATCGATCCAGGCATAAAACGCCGCTTGCGGTTCTTCGATCAAATAAACACGAGGCAAACCGGCCTGCTTCGCGGCTTGAACCGTCAATTCACGCGCCACTTCGTCGAACGATGCAGGCAACGTGATCACGACATCTTGATCGGCCAACAAGGCGTCGGGATGTTCGTAATCCCAAGCCTCGCGGAGATGTTTCAAGTAGGCCGCCGAGACATCGACCGGCGACAATCGTTGCACCCCCGCTTCACCGTGCCAGGGGAGCAGGTCCGCGGTCCGGTCGACCCCGTCGTGCGACAACCAACTTTTTGCAGACGAGGCTTGGCGGCCGGGATGTCGGCCTCCCGCATCGCGCGCGAACAAGCCAACGCAACTGGCCGGTGAGGACTCTTGCCACGGTAGCCGCGGCGCATCACCGGCCGCTTCCTCTACCGTCCATTCATAATGGAAAGAAGGCAACGTGTCGCGACGTTCCCATTGCCGCAGGTCGACCCACTGGGGGACTCGCAGCGATTCGACCTGCCAAGGATCTTGGGTCGTATCGACAAAACTAACCGCACAGTTGGTCGTTCCAAGATCGATGCCAACGACATACCGAGATAGATTAGTCTCCTCGGCCCCCTCCGCACTCTCGCTCATACCGGTTCCCCGTGACCCTCTTCACGAACGTTGAATTCCATCTTCCATTCTTCATCACTGCGGGTTGCCCGGCACCATAATTCGAACATTCCCAGTTCCGTGATTCGACTGTGAAACTGAACCGGCACGAAGGGTTCGTCCCCTGCGTTTTCGCTGGTCAATTGCAACTCGATGGGATCGCTTTCCACCAATTCTTCAGGACTCCAATGGTCCAATTTCGTGCCGGCGGTATCTTCGCTTCGCATGGTGGAAGCAAAGAAGCGAAACCGCGCCGACGTGCCGACAACCACTCCAACGGGATCGCTGGGAACGTCCATCTGTGTCCCTTCTTCCATACCCTGCGGGGCGACACAAAGAGCCCGCAGCGGACGCGGCATTCCGGGGATCGCTAGACCCGCGGTTTCAATTCCGATGTAATAAGCCCGTGCGGTCCCGCCGCGGATACGAATCCCACCTTGCCGTTTGGTCCACCCATAATAGGCGGCCCCGATGGCAACCGCGTGGTCCAGGTCTTCACCTTCGGTCAATGGCGTCAGTTTACCGTCACACCATCCACTCAATGTTGCAGTCAACCGTTCACGAATCGCGGGGCTGCGAAACACGCCTCCATTGAGAAGCAGATGCGTCGGACGACCGCCGGCCAAACCACTTTCCGAATCCCCCTCATTTTGATTCGCGAGGAAGGCGGCGATCTGTTTCGTGATCGCCGGATCCGATTCGTATGGCAAGCCAATATCTTGAAACCCACTGGCAACGTTTCGTTCGGGCCGAGCCTCCGCATTGCAGTTTGGAAAGAATCCATCCAGCAGGATTTCGGCCGCTTTCGTTTTGCTAATCGTTGTCGAAAGCGTCCCGCCGATCAACGAACTCCCTCGTCCTAAAACCGATACGGTTTGTTCTTCCGGTCCATCAGCCGACAGCAACTGTTCTTTAGCATTCCGGCAAGCATGCCAAAGCGAAACACTTTGCCATGGGTCAAGCGTATGTCCGTCCGCGGCCAACTGCTGCGACACCACATGGGCCAGCGTCAAATCCATGTTGTCGCCACCGACCAACAAATGATTCCCGACCGCCGTCCGCTGCAAAATCAATTCCCCTTCTTCCTCGGCAACCGAAACCAAAGTCAGGTCGGTTGTTCCCCCTCCAACATCGACAACCAACAGCGAATCCCCCGTCCCTAAACGCTGACGCCATTTGTCCGACTGTCCCGCTAACCAGCTGTAAACGGCCGCTTGCGGTTCTTCCAAAAGAACGAAATCGGCAGGCAACCCTGCATCCAAGGCGGCTTGTCGTGTCAATTCACGGGCCGCTGGATCGAAGGACGCGGGAACTGTCAGAACGACTTGTTGTTCAAGCAAAGGGTCTTCGGGATGAGCCGCTTCCCAGGCCGCAACCAAGTGCTGGAGGAAACGCGTCGTGCAGTCCATCGCCGAAACCTTGGAAACTTCGTCAGGAGCCTGCCAAGGAAGGATCGCCTGGCCGCGGCCCTGGCGATGGTGGCAGAGCCAGCTTTTGGCAGCCACGACGACCCGCTGTGGGTTCTCTGCCGCTTGCTGGCGAGCATAGATCCCCGCGACCCCATTGCGTGGATCGATCGGCAGAGAGCCTCGCAGCGATTCCAGTTCACCCTCACGAGGAAGGTACAAAAACGACGGAAGCGAAAATCGCGATTCCGTTTGCCCCGGCTGGACGATCTGTGGGATCGGCAGCAACGCGGGGATTCCTGCGGACTCCTCCAGAGGAGTGTACGCGACCACGGAATTGGTTGTTCCCAAGTCAATCCCGACGGAGAACTTTGCAGAAGTTGAGAGCACAGGGATTTCAGGGGTTTAGTAGGGGAAGACGTTAAGCAATCAAGTCACAAAAGTTTTGGTCGTCGATCAATGCTTTATCTGAGCCGGTGCAATAATTTTTGCGTCAGCATCCTGACCGGTCCACTCGGGCAAATCGACGCGGCTGGCTTTCCAACCTGGATGGACCAATTGTCCCGACGTTCCGCTTCCTTCGCCGATCCACTGATAAGCGGCCGGTGAAGCACCACTGGGAACTTCCACCTGGCTTCCCTCAGAACCTGCCACCACCGGCTGCAAGCCCATCACCCTTTCCAAAATGGATGCACACTGCAGCAGGCAAGGTCGAGCCGCAGCGCCGACCTGAGCGTCTGAATAGGCATCCAATTTTTCCTGCACCAAATCGACCAAGCGAGCCTCTCGCTGCAGAGTTGCTAGCAAGGCCACCGCATCGCTGCGCGCCGGCGGCAACGGAGCCGGCGGAACGGGAGCCGTTTCAATCCGAGCCGGTTCGGGCGCCGACACGGCGGATTCGCCCTCGAGTGCTAGCTGCACCCGCTGCGAAGTTTCTGAATTAAAAAGGGAGCCAAAAAAGGCTCGGAAAGCTGTACCCAGGGCCATGACAATCTCGAAGGGCTAAAGACTTCTAAAAATCGCAGATCTTGCGAACTATTTTTGCGAGCGATTTCTCTAGCTAATAGCCTGAATCGCAAAGTCGATTTCGTCCAGACGTGTGAAACCGCTCAAGTCGATCCGATTTCTGGCCGATATCTTTTCCATGCAACCAAGGGAACCTGTGAAACCGTCAGATATTGACCAATCATCACTGAATCCCTACGTTACTTAAATCACCAGCCGACAGCGGGTCGGACCGGTTTTTCAAAGCAAAAAGATCGGTATCGTCAAAAACGGCAGGTAACTATCGGCGACGTGGCCAAGCGGCTAAGGCATCGGATTGCAAATCCGACATCCCGGGTTCGAATCCCGGCGTCGCCTCTTTCGAATTCATCAGGACGAAACTTCGCTTTCTACCGATGAAACGGCAAAAAAACCCCAGCCCACCGTTTTTGGTGGGCTGGGGTTTTTTGTTGTCCTCCCGACGCTGGCTCTCGGATGATCAGCCCCGATTTATACAAAAATAGCCAAACCTACGACTTCTTCATCAAATTACTCGGCTACCAAGCGGGCATCGATCGGTATCTCCGGACGATGACGCTGGAAACCGCCCCTCGCCGGGTGCTTGATGCGGGCTGCGGCACCGGTCTGCTGGGACTGCATTTTCTTCAGCGTTTTCCCCAGACTCGTTTATTGGCGACCGACCTAGAACCCAATTTTCTGCAAGCGACGCTCGCCAATGCCGATTCGCGGAAAATCGACCGCAAGCGAATTGAAGTCGGCATCGCCAACATTTCAGCCCCCAGAAAAATCACCTCGCTAGATGGTCAACTGTCGACGCTCGATGAAGGGACTTTTGACCTGATCTGCGTCGGAGCGGTTGTGGGGTACGCGGACGATACAAAACAAAGCCTCCGTGAATTGGTCTCGCTGTTGGCTCCAGGTGGGACGTTGATCAATATCGAAATGAATGAAAGCCTCACCGGCCGATTTGTTTCCCATCGCTACCACTACCACAATATCCCGCTCGCTCAAATGCAACAGCTGCTCACGGAAGCTGGATGTGAGATGAAAGCGATGAAGCTAAGCCTAAAGCATCTGCCAGCCAAACTGACCAGAACCGCCATCGTCGCTCGCAAGAAGTAAAACCCTTTCTTGCGATCAGCCTAGAGGATCAATTCCAGCCAAACATCTGTGATATCGCAGTGGTGAAATCACCGCGGATTCGCATCAAATTCAGCCCAAAGGGAACGCCGCATTTCAAAAAAATGCGGCGACACCTTAGACTCTTTTCAACCAGAGAACCTGGTAGGGGGCAACTATCAGGTCCGTGCTACTGCCATAGGTTTGACCGCCGATCGCGTCTTCGAAGAACCGTCCTAGCCCCGCGGTTCGCAGCACATTACCCTCCAGTGACTGCGGTTGTTCGGAGAAGTTTGCGACCACCACCAAACGGTGGCTGTCTCGCGACCGAACAAATGTTAACAGATGTGTATTGCCTGACTGAACAAGGTCCATCTTTTGTCCGCCCAGCGCTGGCAATGACTTGCGCACCGTGATCATCCGCTGAAGCGACCGAAAGATCCGTCGCCTGAGCGATCCCGGCCCCGAGCCCAAACTGTCTCCCAGTTCCTCCAAGAACTCCCACTTCATTTTGGGACGGTGAACCCACCGCGTATCGCCTGCTTTGGCTGGATCTTCAACGAAATCATAATCGTTTAGCATTCCCCACTCTTCACCCAGATACAGCAGCGGAATCCCACCGATACTCAGTGCGACTCCCTGAAGAAGCAGGATACGGCCGATCGCTTCGTCCATTCCCTTTTCGTCTTCATGCTCAATCGCTAATTCAAGGCCTGCCAGGGAAGCCATCGTGCCGGCGATACGCATGTCCCCGGTCGCTTGGTTCTCTTGGAAAGGGATTCCGCGTGCAAACGATCCTTGAAACTGACCGGTGTAAAACCGATTGAGGAACTGCCGATGGTCATAGGCATTGATTCCTATCTTCGAGGCATCGGCATCATCAAAGGTCCAGCCGATATCATCATGGCAGCGAAGGTAGTTCACCCATGCCGTGTTTTCTGGCAATTGATGTCGGTGACTGAGCGACTGGGTCAATAATCGAACCTCACGCGTCGCCAACGATTCCCACAACAACGCCATCAACGTTGGATTATAAGAAATCTGGCATTCGTCGTGACCGATATACTTAACGACATCGTCCGGGTGCACGATCGCTTCGGATTTAAACAGCAGGCCTGGGGTTGCGATACTCGCCAATCGGTTAAACGCCTGGATCAAGGTATGGGCCTTCGGCAGATTTTCGCAATTGGTTCCCATCTGTTTCCAGATAAAGGCAACCGCATCCAGCCTTAAAATATCGACCCCGGTATCCGCGATAAAAAACAGCTCTTCCAGCATCGCTCGAAAGACCGATGGGTTGCTGTAATTCAGGTCCCACTGGAAACTATTGAACGTGGTCCAAACCCACTGTTGCATCCCGTCATGCCAAGTGAAGTTCCCTCTGCGGACGGTAGGAAAAATCTCGCGAAGGGTCTGCTCGTACCGGTCCGGAGTCTCTCGATCGGGATAGATGTAGTAAAACTCTTGATACTCCAACTCACCGGCCTGAGCTTTCTGAGCCCACTGATGATCATCCGAGGTGTGGTTAAAAACAAAATCGAGGACCAAGCAAATCCCCGCTTCACGGAGATCGTCCGCCAGTAGTCTGAGGTCCTCCATCGTTCCCAAGCGAGGATCGACCGAACGGTAATTACTGATCGCATAACCACCATCATTGTTTCCCGGGCGAACGGCAAACAGCGGCATCAAGTGAAGGTAGGTCAGCCCTAGTTCTTGAAAGTAACCAATCGATTCTCGCAAGCGTCCTAGATTGTCGCTAAACAAATCGACGTATAAGGCGCCGCCAACCATCTTCTCCGACGTAAACCAATCGGGATCGTTGATACGCTGATGATCCACCTCACGAAGCACCGGTGAACGATGAGCCCAAGCTTCCGCAGCGGTGATCAGAATTTGTTCTAGGTGGTAAAAGAAATCGTACCGCTGGCCATACAATTCGCGCAGCAGTTCAAACAGCGATTGCCAGTGGTCATGCAATCGAACTTCGAAATCGTGCCGCACACGTTCCGATGTTTTCGTTTTCTCCCAAACCGCGTCTAGCCTTGGCAGCAAACGCTGCAATGTAAGTTGTGCCTCAAACGCAAGACTTCCAGGCCTAAGGTTCCCGGACGTCCTTTTTCCTTGGCTAGGTGCACCGTTTTGGGAGGCGGCTCCGTTATTCTTCGTGCCGATCATTCGGGATAACGATATTGTCTAAGAATTGGTAGTAATGAATGCCCTCAATGATCCCTCGTGCGTGTTCCGCTTCGGCAAAGTAGACACGAGGTCGATTGCGTATCACTTCCAATTCGGGACTATAGTTCCCCACAACAACACCTAGCGTTCTACCCAGTAGCATGCCAGCGTCGTTACCGGAATCGCCTGCCACAAGAACATTGTCGGGCGAGAACCCCCATTTCCACAACAGGTGCCGCATCGACAAATCGCTGCCACCACGAACAGGAATCACGTCTAAGTACATTCCCAGGGATAGAACAACCTTAGCACGCAATCCAGCACTGCGAAGGGCCTTCTGAATTTCGGCAGGAGTCGGTGCTTTTTCTGGATCGATTTCATAGCTGATTTTATACTCGGATTGCTGAGATTCAGGCTGTATATAAAGCCCCTCGATCGAATCCAATTTTTCCCGAATCTCGGCAGGCTTCCAGGCGAATCCAATTTGCTGCCGCCAGCTGAGGTCCGGAGTCAACCGCTCTCCATAATGCAGTTGTGTCCCCGCATCGGTATCGATCAGGTCCGGTTGCGGCAGCCCCAATTCCTGAATCAAATTCAACGCGCTGTCCAATCGCCGACCGGTCGCGATCCCAAATCCAATGTGTGGGTGGTCCTTAATCAGCTGGATAAATTCGGCTAGCCCGTCAGGGTCGCCGGTCAACGTGTTATCCAAATCGGTGATGATGATCCGATCAAATTCAGGCAACCGCCGCTGCGAGTGTGTCTGTTGCAAGACAGGTGCTGCGCTATTCTGCAGGATATCATCCAAGTCTCGCAAATAGCGTTTGGCGTGGTTACTCCAGGAATAATGTTTTCGAGTACCAACGATTCCGGCTTTTGACCATTCGTCCCACTGCTCCGGTTCGGTCAACCCCCGTAGCAATGCCTTCTCGATCCCCTCGTTATCGAGCGGATCGATCAACAGCCCATTTCCGCAGTTAGCGATGATGTCGCGAGGCCCCCCATCATTGGTTGCGATAATCGGCAAACCGGTGGCTCCCGCTTCCAATAATGTCAGTCCAAACGGTTCGGTCAGCGCGGGGTTGATGAACAGCCCTCGTCGAGAGGTCGCCAAGCGATAAAGGTCCGGCACGTCTCGAGGGGTATGGTTTTTGGGATAGGCAACCTTGCCATACAAATCATACTTATCGATTTGTTCCATAATGTTACGGATGACATCTCGCTGAGCCTTGGGAAGATCTTTCAGGTCTTCACGCGTCCCCATGATGAGGACAAGATTCGCCCGTTCGCGAAGCTCTTCGCTTTCGCCGTAGACTTCAACCAACTTATGAAGATTCTTCCGCTCGTCTGGGCGAGCCAGCGTCAGAATCATTGGCTTTTCGGGTTCTTTCAAAAAGCGATGCAGTTCGTCTGCGAACGGAGTTGGTTTCCAGTCATCCGTCAGCGGGGAAAAATTATCCAGGTCCACTCCCGGCGGAATCACCTCCATCCGTGAAGGCTGGTAATGGTCGTACAATTCGTACTGCTGTTCGATCTCTTGACTGGTGCTTGTAACGACCATCGACGCGGTTTCCAGCGCGACCTCTTCCGCTTCGATCCGCTGCGTAAACTTGTACTTTCGCTCCATCGCATCCGTTGAATTGGCATGCTTGCCGACACTCAATCGCTGCTGTTTCACTCGACCGAGTGAGTGCCCCGTGAAGATAAAGGGGATATGCAGTAATTGCGCCAGATGAGCCCCCACCATCCCCGCATCGGCGTAGTGACCATGAATGATATGCGGCAAGCCATGGCGGCGAAAATGGACCAGGCATTGGTCGATGAACATTTCCAAGAATGGCCACAACGACTCTTTTTTCAAATACCGTTTAGGACCGAACGGGATCCGGACAATTTTTGCGTTCTCGCAGATAGCTTCTTCTAATTGAGCGTAATCATCATCCAGGCGGGGATCGATAATCTGCCGGGTCAATAATTCGACTTCACGGACGTGCGGCTGAGCAGCTAACTCTCGAGCCAATTCGAGGACATATTTGATCTGCCCACCGGTGTCTGAATCAAAGCCAAGCGGTGCGTCGGTCGCGCGAATTAAACCATGGAGACTAATGAGAGAAATTTTGAGTGAATTTTCTTCTTCAAGAAGTTTCATTTTGGCTTGGGGATAGACGAACGGAAAGTTGAAGACGACTAGATCCATCGACCAGCAAACACCGATTCTGTTTGCCTAACCTTAAACCCTACCCTAACTCGAAGCGGATTGCTGGCGCGCACCTAACTCAAACCAGGAAACCGGCATTCAATCAAGCAACAATGGATCCGAAAAAACGAACGTAATCATGAGTGTGCAAAAACCGTTCCAAGAACAGGATGCAGCCTGGGCATCGCTTCGACGGCAAGTTCACTGCCCCACTCAAAGGAATCGAAGCTTCCACTACTGTCCCAGTAGGGAGAAAACAGGTACCAATAACTGGCTGAGATGAATTGTGGCGTAAGCCAATTTCGATAAACTGAGGGTTTTCGTGTTTTCATTTCGAATCAACAGCAAATGAAAATCAACCTCAGAAGGTGCTAATCTGCCCTTCCTCACCTTTTATGGGCGAATTCCAAAAATGTGTTCCAAACAAACTTCGCGTATCTCGCGACGTGGTTTTACCTTAGTCGAATTGCTCGTGGTGATCGCCATCATTGGAGTGCTTGTCGGGCTGCTCCTGCCTGCGGTTCAAGCAGCCCGCGAAGCTGCTCGCCGAATGCAGTGTTCGAACAACATGAAACAGCTTGGCCTAGCCCTGCACAATTACCACGATGTCAACAAGCGATTCCCTCCATGCAGCATCGATGGTGGCGGCAAAATTGGGATTTTGGTCCGTTTGCTCCCTTTCATGGAGCAACAAAACCTCTTTGAACAGGTCCGTTACGACGGCAACTATGTTCAAAATCTTCCGAT comes from the Roseimaritima multifibrata genome and includes:
- a CDS encoding class I SAM-dependent methyltransferase codes for the protein MISPDLYKNSQTYDFFIKLLGYQAGIDRYLRTMTLETAPRRVLDAGCGTGLLGLHFLQRFPQTRLLATDLEPNFLQATLANADSRKIDRKRIEVGIANISAPRKITSLDGQLSTLDEGTFDLICVGAVVGYADDTKQSLRELVSLLAPGGTLINIEMNESLTGRFVSHRYHYHNIPLAQMQQLLTEAGCEMKAMKLSLKHLPAKLTRTAIVARKK
- a CDS encoding HAD-IIB family hydrolase, yielding MKLLEEENSLKISLISLHGLIRATDAPLGFDSDTGGQIKYVLELARELAAQPHVREVELLTRQIIDPRLDDDYAQLEEAICENAKIVRIPFGPKRYLKKESLWPFLEMFIDQCLVHFRRHGLPHIIHGHYADAGMVGAHLAQLLHIPFIFTGHSLGRVKQQRLSVGKHANSTDAMERKYKFTQRIEAEEVALETASMVVTSTSQEIEQQYELYDHYQPSRMEVIPPGVDLDNFSPLTDDWKPTPFADELHRFLKEPEKPMILTLARPDERKNLHKLVEVYGESEELRERANLVLIMGTREDLKDLPKAQRDVIRNIMEQIDKYDLYGKVAYPKNHTPRDVPDLYRLATSRRGLFINPALTEPFGLTLLEAGATGLPIIATNDGGPRDIIANCGNGLLIDPLDNEGIEKALLRGLTEPEQWDEWSKAGIVGTRKHYSWSNHAKRYLRDLDDILQNSAAPVLQQTHSQRRLPEFDRIIITDLDNTLTGDPDGLAEFIQLIKDHPHIGFGIATGRRLDSALNLIQELGLPQPDLIDTDAGTQLHYGERLTPDLSWRQQIGFAWKPAEIREKLDSIEGLYIQPESQQSEYKISYEIDPEKAPTPAEIQKALRSAGLRAKVVLSLGMYLDVIPVRGGSDLSMRHLLWKWGFSPDNVLVAGDSGNDAGMLLGRTLGVVVGNYSPELEVIRNRPRVYFAEAEHARGIIEGIHYYQFLDNIVIPNDRHEE
- a CDS encoding amylosucrase, which produces MIGTKNNGAASQNGAPSQGKRTSGNLRPGSLAFEAQLTLQRLLPRLDAVWEKTKTSERVRHDFEVRLHDHWQSLFELLRELYGQRYDFFYHLEQILITAAEAWAHRSPVLREVDHQRINDPDWFTSEKMVGGALYVDLFSDNLGRLRESIGYFQELGLTYLHLMPLFAVRPGNNDGGYAISNYRSVDPRLGTMEDLRLLADDLREAGICLVLDFVFNHTSDDHQWAQKAQAGELEYQEFYYIYPDRETPDRYEQTLREIFPTVRRGNFTWHDGMQQWVWTTFNSFQWDLNYSNPSVFRAMLEELFFIADTGVDILRLDAVAFIWKQMGTNCENLPKAHTLIQAFNRLASIATPGLLFKSEAIVHPDDVVKYIGHDECQISYNPTLMALLWESLATREVRLLTQSLSHRHQLPENTAWVNYLRCHDDIGWTFDDADASKIGINAYDHRQFLNRFYTGQFQGSFARGIPFQENQATGDMRIAGTMASLAGLELAIEHEDEKGMDEAIGRILLLQGVALSIGGIPLLYLGEEWGMLNDYDFVEDPAKAGDTRWVHRPKMKWEFLEELGDSLGSGPGSLRRRIFRSLQRMITVRKSLPALGGQKMDLVQSGNTHLLTFVRSRDSHRLVVVANFSEQPQSLEGNVLRTAGLGRFFEDAIGGQTYGSSTDLIVAPYQVLWLKRV